The following are encoded together in the Nocardia sp. XZ_19_385 genome:
- the secA gene encoding preprotein translocase subunit SecA: MPALTLTRLLRIGEGRTVKRLAHLADEVIALESEFEALTDVELRAKTDEFRERYADGETLDELLLEAFAVAREASWRVLNQKHYKVQLMGGAALHLGNISEMKTGEGKTLTCVLPAYLNALSGDGVHVVTVNDYLAKRDAEWMGRVHRFLGLEVDVILGGMNPAQRRAAYAADITYGTNNEFGFDYLRDNMTHSLDDLVQRGHNFAVVDEVDSILIDEARTPLIISGPADASSKWYAEFARIAPLLKKDLHYEVDIKKRTIGVHEAGVEFVEDQLGIDNLYEAANSPLVSYLNNSIKAKELYQKDKDYIVRDGEVIIVDEFTGRILVGRRYNEGMHQAIEAKEKVEIQPENQTLATITLQNYFRLYDKLSGMTGTAETEAAELHSIYGLGVVPIPTNKPMIRADQSDLIYKTEEAKFAAVVDDCIERHENGQPVLIGTTSVERSEYLSKQFTKRGIPHNVLNAKFHEKEAEIIAEAGRPGAVTVATNMAGRGTDVVLGGNPDIIADILLRKQGLDPVETPDEYEAAWHSALEQVKQQTEEDAAAVREAGGLYVLGTERHESRRIDNQLRGRSGRQGDPGESRFYLSLGDELMRRFNGAALEAIMTRLNLPDDVPIEAKMVSKAIKSAQTQVEQQNFEIRKNVLKYDEVMNQQRTIIYGERNRILRGEDMEGQVQEMITDVITAYVDGATAEGYVEDWDLEKLWTALKTLYPVSVDYKNLTGETGVGEAGDLTREELLDALLEDAHTAYEKREQEIDGLAGAGSMRNLERQVLLSVLDRKWREHLYEMDYLKEGIGLRAMAQRDPLVEYQREGFDMFAAMLEGLKEESVGFLFNLQVEVQQPQPEGVSVDPGLRSPLGANAPRPLPTDQVPPAGTTAPAALRAKGIDERTERGLSYYGPAEDGNATVHSDAEEYGSDGDSSTRRERREAARTQSKGKRAPKGRRKH; this comes from the coding sequence GTGCCTGCGCTGACACTGACGAGGTTGCTACGGATTGGTGAGGGCCGCACGGTCAAGCGGCTGGCCCATCTCGCCGACGAGGTGATCGCGCTCGAGTCGGAATTCGAGGCGCTCACCGACGTTGAGCTGCGTGCCAAGACCGACGAGTTCAGGGAGCGCTACGCCGACGGGGAAACTCTCGACGAGCTGCTGCTCGAAGCGTTCGCGGTGGCCCGCGAGGCGTCCTGGCGCGTGCTGAACCAGAAGCACTACAAGGTGCAGCTGATGGGTGGCGCCGCACTGCATCTCGGCAACATCTCCGAGATGAAGACCGGTGAGGGCAAGACCCTGACCTGTGTGCTGCCGGCCTACCTGAACGCGCTCTCCGGCGACGGCGTGCACGTCGTCACGGTCAACGACTACCTGGCCAAGCGCGACGCCGAGTGGATGGGCCGCGTGCACCGTTTCCTCGGCCTCGAGGTCGACGTCATCCTCGGCGGCATGAACCCGGCCCAGCGCCGCGCCGCCTACGCCGCCGACATCACCTACGGCACGAACAACGAGTTCGGCTTCGACTACCTGCGCGACAACATGACGCACTCGCTCGACGACCTGGTGCAGCGCGGCCACAACTTCGCCGTGGTCGACGAGGTCGACTCCATCCTGATCGACGAGGCCCGTACCCCGCTGATCATCTCGGGCCCGGCCGACGCCTCCTCGAAGTGGTACGCCGAGTTCGCGCGCATCGCCCCGCTGTTGAAGAAGGACCTGCACTACGAGGTCGACATCAAGAAGCGCACCATCGGCGTGCACGAGGCCGGCGTCGAGTTCGTCGAGGATCAGCTCGGCATCGACAACCTCTACGAGGCCGCGAACTCCCCGCTGGTCAGCTATCTGAACAACTCCATCAAGGCCAAGGAGCTGTACCAGAAGGACAAGGACTACATCGTCCGCGACGGCGAGGTCATCATCGTCGACGAGTTCACCGGACGCATCCTGGTCGGCCGCCGCTACAACGAGGGCATGCACCAGGCGATCGAGGCCAAGGAGAAGGTCGAGATCCAGCCGGAGAACCAGACGCTGGCCACGATCACGCTGCAGAACTACTTCCGCCTCTACGACAAGCTGTCCGGCATGACCGGTACCGCCGAAACCGAAGCGGCCGAACTGCATTCGATCTACGGCCTGGGCGTGGTCCCGATTCCGACCAACAAGCCGATGATCCGCGCGGACCAGTCCGACCTGATCTACAAGACCGAAGAGGCCAAGTTCGCCGCCGTGGTCGACGACTGCATCGAACGGCACGAAAACGGCCAGCCGGTGCTGATCGGTACCACCAGCGTGGAGCGCTCGGAGTACCTGTCCAAGCAGTTCACCAAGCGCGGCATCCCGCACAACGTGCTGAACGCGAAGTTCCACGAGAAGGAAGCCGAGATCATCGCCGAGGCCGGTCGGCCCGGCGCGGTGACGGTCGCCACCAATATGGCGGGTCGTGGTACCGACGTCGTGCTCGGCGGCAACCCGGACATCATCGCCGACATCCTGCTGCGCAAGCAGGGCCTGGATCCGGTGGAAACCCCGGACGAGTACGAAGCCGCCTGGCATTCTGCGCTCGAGCAGGTCAAGCAGCAGACCGAGGAAGATGCCGCGGCGGTGCGCGAGGCCGGTGGCCTGTACGTGCTCGGCACCGAACGGCACGAATCCCGGCGTATCGACAACCAGCTGCGCGGTCGTTCCGGCCGGCAGGGCGACCCGGGTGAGTCCCGGTTCTACCTGTCGCTGGGCGACGAACTGATGCGGCGCTTCAACGGCGCGGCCCTCGAGGCGATCATGACCCGCCTCAACCTGCCCGACGATGTGCCGATCGAGGCGAAGATGGTCTCCAAGGCCATCAAGAGCGCGCAGACCCAGGTCGAGCAGCAGAACTTCGAGATCCGCAAGAACGTCCTCAAGTACGACGAGGTGATGAACCAGCAGCGCACCATCATCTACGGCGAGCGCAACCGGATCCTGCGCGGCGAGGACATGGAGGGCCAGGTCCAGGAGATGATCACCGACGTGATCACCGCCTACGTCGACGGCGCCACCGCCGAGGGCTACGTCGAGGACTGGGATCTGGAAAAGCTGTGGACAGCGCTCAAGACGCTGTACCCGGTGAGCGTGGACTACAAGAATCTGACCGGTGAGACCGGCGTCGGCGAAGCCGGCGACCTGACCCGCGAGGAACTCCTGGACGCCCTGCTCGAGGACGCGCACACCGCCTACGAGAAGCGCGAGCAGGAGATCGACGGCCTGGCCGGCGCGGGCTCCATGCGCAATCTCGAACGCCAGGTGCTGCTTTCGGTGCTGGACCGCAAATGGCGCGAGCACCTCTACGAGATGGATTACCTCAAGGAGGGCATCGGCCTGCGCGCCATGGCGCAGCGCGACCCGCTGGTCGAATACCAGCGCGAGGGCTTCGACATGTTCGCGGCGATGCTCGAGGGTCTGAAGGAGGAGTCGGTCGGCTTCCTGTTCAACCTGCAGGTCGAGGTGCAGCAGCCGCAACCCGAAGGCGTCTCGGTCGATCCGGGCCTGCGGTCCCCGCTCGGTGCGAACGCGCCGCGCCCGCTGCCCACCGACCAGGTCCCCCCGGCCGGCACCACGGCTCCGGCCGCGTTGCGCGCCAAGGGCATCGACGAGCGCACCGAGCGCGGCCTCAGCTACTACGGCCCCGCCGAGGACGGCAACGCCACCGTGCACAGCGACGCCGAGGAGTACGGCAGCGACGGCGACAGCAGCACCCGCCGGGAACGCCGGGAAGCGGCCCGCACCCAGAGCAAGGGCAAGCGCGCCCCGAAGGGTCGCCGCAAGCACTAG
- a CDS encoding acetyl-CoA C-acyltransferase, with protein sequence MATKAARRAVIVSGARTPFLRAFTDYTRMDSIALADAAVRGLLERTGLPGAQVQAIVWGGVILPSAAPNIAREIALDLKLDAGCEGYTVTRACASGLQAVTSAAAAIERGEYDIMIAGGSDSTSNAEVKLPQKLVHAGAPLALGKPKVKDYLSAAAQLAPFTDILPTRPKIAERTTGEVMGESAEKMARIHGVTRAEQDEFAARSHQRAAAAIDSGRFADEVLRVRTPEGADIERDGLVRSDTSAAKLAKLKPVFAKDGTVTAGNASPLTDGASAVLLMSEEKAIELGYHPLAAFRSWSYVSVDPADQVLIGPAISMPRALEKAGMSLSDIDFVDIHEAFAAQTLSVVRALGSADWAKTRLDRDTAVGEIDIDTLNVHGGSVSLGHPFGATGARMVTTMANELARTGKNTALLGICAAGGIGASAILERV encoded by the coding sequence ATGGCTACCAAAGCTGCTCGCCGTGCGGTGATCGTCTCCGGTGCGCGCACCCCGTTCCTGCGCGCCTTCACCGATTACACCCGCATGGACTCCATCGCTCTCGCCGACGCCGCCGTCCGCGGACTGCTGGAGCGCACCGGGCTGCCGGGCGCGCAGGTCCAGGCCATCGTCTGGGGCGGGGTCATCCTGCCCAGCGCCGCACCGAACATCGCGCGCGAGATCGCCCTGGACCTGAAGCTGGACGCGGGCTGCGAAGGCTACACCGTCACCCGCGCCTGCGCCTCCGGCCTGCAGGCCGTGACGTCCGCGGCCGCCGCCATCGAACGCGGCGAATACGACATCATGATCGCCGGCGGCAGCGACTCCACCAGCAACGCCGAGGTGAAACTCCCGCAGAAGCTGGTACACGCCGGTGCGCCACTGGCTTTGGGCAAGCCGAAGGTCAAGGACTACCTGTCCGCGGCCGCGCAACTGGCCCCGTTCACCGACATCCTCCCGACCCGCCCCAAGATCGCCGAGCGCACCACCGGCGAGGTGATGGGGGAGTCGGCCGAGAAGATGGCCCGCATCCACGGCGTCACCCGCGCCGAACAGGACGAGTTCGCCGCCCGCTCACACCAGCGCGCCGCCGCCGCCATCGATTCCGGCCGCTTCGCCGACGAGGTCCTGCGCGTGCGCACCCCCGAGGGTGCCGACATCGAGCGTGATGGCCTGGTCCGGTCCGACACGAGCGCGGCCAAACTCGCGAAGCTGAAGCCGGTCTTCGCCAAGGACGGCACCGTCACCGCCGGCAACGCCAGCCCGCTCACCGACGGCGCCTCGGCGGTCCTGCTGATGAGTGAGGAGAAGGCCATCGAACTCGGCTACCACCCGCTGGCCGCCTTCCGGTCCTGGAGCTACGTCAGCGTCGACCCTGCCGATCAGGTCCTTATCGGCCCGGCCATCTCGATGCCCCGCGCCCTCGAGAAGGCCGGAATGTCGCTGTCCGACATCGATTTCGTCGACATCCACGAGGCCTTCGCCGCCCAGACGCTCTCCGTGGTGCGCGCCCTCGGCAGCGCCGACTGGGCCAAGACCCGCCTGGACCGCGACACCGCCGTCGGTGAGATCGACATCGACACCTTGAACGTGCACGGCGGCTCGGTCTCCCTGGGCCATCCCTTCGGCGCCACCGGCGCGCGCATGGTCACCACCATGGCCAACGAACTCGCCCGCACCGGCAAGAACACCGCCCTGCTCGGCATCTGCGCCGCGGGCGGCATCGGCGCCTCGGCCATCCTCGAACGCGTGTAG
- a CDS encoding helix-turn-helix domain-containing protein, with protein sequence MQSTSELSRQKRFGRIIKERRDELGLTQMQIGDLGGPSAPTIRKIEDGTAAISTHTLNKLDVPLRWLPGSAARTYAGGAPTARETAPDAGDESIVSGPDSIRFDIADLTGLLASAGRLNDSVEHAGVTEPAVLAAVSELNGVVSRLSARYATAMLERNGGPGRDLHPLVAMAFSHLLEIPAEVSDPDEVRERRYRRWLAGRFTDVDSATEARFHARWVAANARGMER encoded by the coding sequence ATGCAAAGCACTTCGGAGCTGTCGCGGCAGAAGCGCTTCGGCCGGATCATCAAGGAACGCCGAGACGAGCTCGGCCTGACCCAGATGCAGATCGGCGACCTGGGCGGCCCCTCCGCCCCAACCATCCGCAAGATCGAGGACGGCACCGCCGCGATCAGCACGCACACCCTGAACAAACTGGATGTGCCGCTGCGCTGGCTGCCGGGCAGCGCCGCCCGCACCTACGCCGGCGGCGCGCCCACCGCGCGCGAAACCGCCCCGGACGCGGGCGACGAATCGATCGTCTCGGGGCCCGATTCGATCCGCTTCGACATCGCCGACCTGACCGGTTTACTGGCCTCCGCGGGCCGGCTCAACGACTCGGTCGAGCACGCCGGCGTCACCGAACCCGCTGTACTGGCGGCTGTTTCCGAACTCAACGGCGTCGTCTCCCGGCTCTCGGCCCGCTACGCGACCGCCATGCTGGAACGCAACGGCGGACCGGGCCGGGACCTGCATCCGCTGGTCGCCATGGCGTTCTCGCACCTGCTGGAGATCCCCGCCGAGGTCAGCGACCCGGACGAGGTGCGCGAACGGCGCTACCGGCGCTGGCTGGCGGGCCGCTTCACAGATGTGGACTCCGCCACCGAAGCACGTTTCCACGCGAGATGGGTAGCGGCCAACGCCCGTGGGATGGAAAGGTAG
- the hpf gene encoding ribosome hibernation-promoting factor, HPF/YfiA family, whose translation MDTTEQPDAERPKAPSAEVVVKGRNVEVPDHYRIYVAEKLSRLERFDPSIFIFDVELFHERNRRQRKACQRVEITARGKGPIVRAEACADSFYAALESVTDKLESRLRRTKDRRKVHYGEKTPVSVAEATADLIDESLFTRSNGHAAHDHPVEKRSEDAQDGSDYQPAGPGHVVRTKVHSATPMTVDDALYQMELVGHDFFLFQDRETDRPSVVYRRHAFDYGLIRLA comes from the coding sequence CTGGACACCACGGAACAACCCGATGCGGAGCGGCCAAAGGCTCCCAGCGCGGAAGTCGTGGTCAAGGGCCGCAACGTCGAGGTACCAGATCATTACCGAATCTATGTCGCGGAAAAGCTCTCCCGACTCGAACGCTTCGATCCGTCGATCTTCATCTTCGACGTCGAGCTGTTCCACGAACGAAACCGGCGGCAGCGCAAGGCCTGCCAGCGCGTCGAGATCACCGCGCGCGGTAAGGGCCCCATCGTCCGGGCCGAGGCCTGCGCGGACAGCTTCTACGCCGCGCTCGAGTCGGTGACCGACAAGCTGGAAAGCCGGCTGCGCCGCACCAAGGACCGGCGCAAGGTGCACTACGGCGAGAAGACCCCGGTCTCGGTCGCCGAGGCCACCGCCGACCTGATCGACGAGTCGCTGTTCACGCGCTCGAACGGCCATGCGGCACACGACCATCCGGTCGAAAAGCGCTCCGAAGACGCGCAGGATGGGTCGGATTACCAGCCCGCCGGGCCGGGCCACGTGGTACGCACCAAGGTGCACAGCGCGACTCCGATGACCGTCGACGACGCCCTCTATCAGATGGAACTCGTCGGCCACGATTTCTTCCTGTTCCAGGATCGGGAGACCGACCGACCGTCGGTTGTCTATCGTCGGCACGCTTTCGACTACGGCCTCATCCGGCTCGCATAG
- a CDS encoding ComF family protein, producing the protein MGTLLDLILPNSCAGCDCPGTGWCADCDGTLGPPVRVRPRADPGVPCWALSPYAGPPRRAVLAAKERGRHDLAEPLGQALATGLARLRADRRTLVLVPAPSRSRAARQRGGDPVVRTARAAARWLSDCQVAPVLRVWRGVRDSVGLTPYERQHNLRGRITVPPQPAVFAAFAEKAEVVLVDDVLTTGATARESVRALTAAGIRTRAVLVTCTA; encoded by the coding sequence ATGGGGACACTGCTGGATCTGATCCTGCCCAACTCCTGCGCGGGGTGTGACTGCCCGGGGACAGGGTGGTGCGCGGACTGTGACGGCACGCTGGGCCCGCCGGTGCGGGTGCGCCCGCGGGCCGACCCCGGGGTCCCGTGCTGGGCGCTGAGCCCCTATGCGGGCCCACCTAGACGCGCGGTACTCGCGGCCAAGGAACGCGGCCGGCACGATCTGGCGGAGCCGCTCGGGCAGGCCCTCGCGACCGGCTTGGCGCGGCTGCGCGCGGACCGTCGCACCCTCGTGCTCGTGCCCGCTCCGAGCCGTTCCAGGGCCGCCCGGCAACGCGGTGGCGACCCTGTGGTTCGCACCGCTCGCGCGGCCGCGCGGTGGCTGTCCGATTGCCAGGTGGCGCCGGTACTGCGGGTGTGGCGGGGTGTCCGGGATTCGGTGGGGTTGACACCATATGAGCGACAACACAATCTGCGCGGCCGGATCACGGTGCCGCCGCAGCCCGCCGTCTTTGCCGCTTTTGCCGAGAAAGCCGAGGTAGTGCTGGTCGACGACGTGCTGACCACCGGTGCGACAGCCCGGGAATCGGTGCGCGCGCTGACTGCCGCGGGTATCCGCACCCGGGCGGTTTTGGTGACATGTACTGCTTGA
- the lpqB gene encoding MtrAB system accessory lipoprotein LpqB has protein sequence MTVSTHPVSSATRLAALAVCALAALTALTGCASLPENSSPQALGTINREPTPDGPPPPIENRDPDLLLRDFLAATADPSNRHLAARQFMTPAASTAWDDSVSTTIVERPDTLRESRSSDKATYVIRARKVAELAADGSYRAVEGPPLENKIEMSKVDGQWRIDELPDGVVMDEAAFAKSYRRYVLYFVDPTGTTLIPDLRWIAAPKNQLAARLLTLISSGTQPALAPVVRNELTAPVSVRGQITKANGDPDEVGVGLGGVRIDFAGASSLSPRDRELLAGQVVLTLAGAEVLGPYMLLADGKPLDDRFAATGWSVADVQQLSPAVQSQNRIGLHALRGGALAQVTETGVLNAPGYFGTVNNLQAAAISPDGQFVAAVAESGRPAPEPQRTLMVGSYGGTAFPIAEGGSISRPSWNSDGSAAWVVIDGEKVIRAVNDRATGTVSPQEVDISALKAAQADPMLRLPITELRISRTGVRAALIADGKVYVAVVERRPNGTYALTSPLAIAVGLSTRAVSLSWLTADAIMIAREGNIDPVSTVSIDGSELTSQISQNLTPPVQLVSASPQHQYVADSRAVLELTRNPDGGEPYWREVPGLGTSAVPVLPG, from the coding sequence ATGACTGTGTCTACCCACCCCGTCAGCTCCGCCACCCGGCTGGCCGCGCTCGCGGTCTGCGCCCTGGCGGCGCTGACGGCACTGACGGGCTGTGCCAGCCTGCCGGAGAATTCCTCGCCGCAGGCCCTGGGCACCATCAATCGGGAACCCACCCCGGACGGGCCGCCGCCGCCGATCGAGAACCGCGACCCCGACCTGCTGCTGCGCGATTTCCTGGCGGCCACCGCCGACCCGTCTAACCGGCACCTGGCCGCCCGCCAGTTCATGACCCCGGCCGCGTCCACCGCGTGGGACGACTCGGTCAGCACCACCATCGTGGAACGACCGGACACCCTGCGCGAATCCCGCAGCAGCGACAAGGCCACCTATGTGATCCGCGCCCGGAAGGTCGCGGAGCTGGCGGCCGATGGCTCCTATCGCGCTGTCGAGGGCCCGCCGCTGGAAAACAAGATCGAGATGAGCAAGGTCGACGGGCAGTGGCGCATCGACGAACTGCCCGACGGGGTGGTGATGGACGAGGCCGCCTTCGCCAAGTCCTACCGGCGCTACGTGCTCTACTTCGTCGATCCGACCGGTACCACGCTGATCCCGGACCTGCGCTGGATCGCCGCGCCCAAGAATCAGCTGGCCGCGCGCCTGCTCACGCTGATCAGCTCGGGCACGCAGCCCGCGCTGGCGCCGGTGGTCCGCAACGAACTCACCGCGCCGGTGTCGGTACGCGGCCAGATCACCAAGGCCAACGGCGATCCGGACGAGGTCGGCGTCGGGTTGGGCGGCGTGCGAATAGATTTCGCGGGCGCTTCGAGCCTGAGTCCGCGTGACCGCGAGCTGCTGGCCGGGCAGGTGGTGCTCACGCTGGCGGGCGCCGAGGTCCTCGGCCCGTACATGCTGCTGGCCGACGGCAAACCGCTCGACGATCGTTTCGCCGCCACCGGCTGGTCGGTCGCCGACGTGCAGCAGCTCAGCCCCGCGGTGCAGAGCCAGAACCGAATCGGCCTGCACGCCTTGCGCGGTGGGGCGCTGGCCCAGGTCACCGAGACCGGCGTGCTCAACGCGCCCGGCTACTTCGGCACCGTGAACAACCTGCAGGCGGCGGCGATCTCGCCGGATGGCCAGTTCGTCGCGGCGGTCGCCGAATCCGGCCGCCCCGCGCCCGAGCCACAGCGCACCCTGATGGTCGGCAGCTATGGCGGCACCGCCTTCCCGATCGCCGAGGGCGGCAGTATCAGCCGGCCGTCCTGGAACTCCGACGGGAGCGCGGCCTGGGTGGTGATCGACGGCGAGAAGGTCATCCGGGCGGTCAACGACCGCGCCACCGGGACCGTCTCGCCCCAGGAGGTCGATATCTCGGCGTTGAAGGCGGCGCAGGCGGATCCGATGCTGCGGCTGCCGATCACCGAGCTGCGCATCTCCCGCACCGGTGTGCGGGCCGCGCTGATCGCCGACGGCAAGGTCTACGTCGCGGTGGTCGAACGCCGGCCGAACGGAACCTACGCGCTGACTTCGCCTTTGGCGATCGCGGTCGGGCTCAGCACCCGCGCGGTCTCGCTGAGCTGGCTGACCGCCGACGCGATCATGATCGCCCGCGAGGGCAATATCGACCCGGTCAGCACGGTCTCGATCGACGGGTCCGAGCTGACCTCGCAGATCAGCCAGAACCTGACGCCGCCGGTCCAGTTGGTGAGCGCGTCACCGCAGCACCAGTACGTGGCGGATTCCCGTGCGGTGCTGGAGCTGACGCGGAATCCCGATGGCGGCGAGCCGTATTGGCGTGAGGTGCCGGGCCTGGGCACGAGCGCGGTACCGGTGCTGCCGGGCTGA
- the mtrB gene encoding MtrAB system histidine kinase MtrB, translating into MRLEESLAPVVAWLKEVGTGLGHVWRRSLQLRVIVSTLTLSLIVITILGVVLTSQITDRLLDAKINAAVEEMDRARNTVETQLVGAHDAASQEQRLADARSALSDRAGGTGSSGAAGSFDSALAMVGGVPQQPIVVGLIDEVPEELRRFVQRNQVSYQFAIVSDLNGYHGRALIIGSPSAEVPTLEIYLIFMLSNEERSLSLMRGTMMIGGLVLLVLLAAITALVTRQVVLPIRSAARIASRFADGRLKERMLVRGEDDMARLAQAFNEMAESLSNQITQLEEFGNLQRRFTSDVSHELRTPLTTVRMAADLIHGSSDDLDPALARSSELLVTELDRFEGLLNDLLEISRHDAGVAELQVESLDLRMCARAAISTVRHLAKDSGVEVVIDLPEEPLVAEVDPRRVERVLRNLLANALDHSEGKPVLIRMRGDVDVNAVAVVVRDQGVGLRPGEEKLVFNRFWRSDPSRMRRSGGTGLGLSISVEDANLHEGRLEAWGEAGVGASFRLTLPLVRGRKMGPSPLPLEPLLRKPSMPVELDAEDNADVASQPFHLVEHSENGNSTAAGTASPPDGAEPPGPGVLTEPGDKQS; encoded by the coding sequence GTGCGCTTGGAAGAATCGCTCGCGCCGGTGGTGGCCTGGCTCAAGGAGGTCGGCACCGGCCTCGGTCATGTCTGGCGCCGGTCGCTGCAGCTGCGTGTCATCGTCTCCACGCTGACGCTGTCGCTGATCGTCATCACCATCCTCGGCGTGGTGCTGACTTCGCAGATCACCGATCGCCTGCTGGACGCGAAAATCAATGCGGCGGTCGAGGAAATGGACCGGGCCCGCAATACTGTCGAAACCCAGCTGGTGGGCGCCCATGACGCAGCCTCCCAGGAACAACGCCTCGCCGACGCCCGGAGTGCCCTGTCCGATCGGGCGGGTGGCACCGGTTCCTCTGGCGCGGCAGGAAGTTTCGATTCTGCGCTAGCAATGGTCGGCGGCGTGCCGCAACAACCGATCGTCGTTGGGCTGATCGACGAGGTCCCCGAGGAGCTGCGCCGGTTCGTCCAGCGCAACCAGGTCAGCTACCAGTTCGCGATTGTCTCCGACCTCAACGGTTATCACGGACGCGCCCTCATCATCGGCAGTCCGAGCGCCGAGGTGCCGACGCTGGAGATCTATCTGATCTTCATGCTGTCCAACGAGGAACGCAGCCTGTCGCTGATGCGCGGCACCATGATGATCGGCGGCCTGGTGCTGCTGGTGTTGCTGGCCGCGATCACCGCGCTGGTCACCCGCCAGGTGGTGCTGCCGATCCGCTCCGCCGCGCGCATCGCCAGCCGCTTCGCCGACGGCCGCCTCAAGGAACGCATGCTGGTGCGCGGCGAGGACGACATGGCGCGGCTGGCCCAGGCGTTCAACGAGATGGCCGAGAGCCTGTCCAACCAGATCACCCAGCTCGAGGAGTTCGGCAATCTGCAACGCCGGTTCACCTCCGATGTCAGCCACGAACTGCGCACCCCGCTGACCACCGTGCGGATGGCCGCGGATCTGATCCACGGCAGCAGCGACGATCTCGATCCCGCCCTCGCGCGCAGCTCCGAACTGCTGGTCACCGAACTGGACCGGTTCGAGGGCCTGCTCAACGACCTGCTCGAGATCAGCCGGCACGACGCCGGTGTGGCCGAGCTGCAGGTGGAGTCGCTGGATCTGCGGATGTGCGCGCGGGCCGCCATCTCCACGGTCCGGCACCTGGCCAAGGACAGCGGCGTCGAGGTCGTCATCGACCTGCCCGAGGAACCCCTGGTCGCCGAGGTGGATCCGCGCCGCGTGGAACGCGTGCTGCGTAATCTGCTCGCCAACGCCCTCGACCACAGCGAAGGCAAACCGGTGCTGATCCGGATGCGCGGTGATGTCGACGTCAACGCCGTCGCGGTGGTGGTGCGTGATCAGGGTGTCGGCCTGCGGCCCGGCGAGGAGAAGCTGGTCTTCAACCGGTTCTGGCGTTCGGACCCGTCGCGGATGCGGCGTTCCGGCGGCACCGGCCTGGGCCTGTCGATCAGTGTGGAGGACGCGAACCTGCACGAGGGCCGCCTGGAAGCCTGGGGCGAGGCCGGTGTCGGCGCGAGCTTCCGGCTCACACTGCCGCTGGTGCGCGGGCGCAAGATGGGCCCGAGCCCGCTGCCGCTGGAACCGCTGCTGCGCAAGCCGTCCATGCCGGTCGAGCTGGATGCCGAGGACAACGCCGATGTGGCGAGTCAGCCGTTCCATCTGGTGGAGCATTCCGAGAACGGCAACTCCACGGCCGCGGGGACGGCCTCACCACCGGACGGCGCGGAGCCGCCCGGACCCGGCGTGCTCACCGAACCCGGAGACAAACAGTCATGA
- the mtrA gene encoding MtrAB system response regulator MtrA, producing the protein MKPKILVVDDDMALAEMLTIVLRGEGFDPHVVGDGTQALAAVREIRPDLVLLDLMLPGMNGIDVCRVLRADSGVPIVMLTAKTDTVDVVLGLESGADDYIVKPFKPKELVARVRARLRRTEDEPAELLSIADIVIDVPAHKVTRGGAQISLTPLEFDLLVALARKPRQVFTREVLLEQVWGYRHAADTRLVNVHVQRLRAKVEKDPENPEIVLTVRGVGYKAGPP; encoded by the coding sequence ATGAAGCCCAAGATTCTGGTCGTCGACGACGATATGGCGCTCGCTGAGATGCTCACGATCGTCTTGCGCGGGGAAGGGTTCGACCCGCATGTGGTCGGCGACGGCACACAGGCCCTCGCGGCGGTTCGGGAGATCCGCCCCGATCTGGTGTTGCTGGACCTGATGCTGCCCGGCATGAACGGCATCGATGTATGCCGCGTGCTGCGGGCCGATTCCGGCGTTCCGATCGTGATGCTCACCGCCAAGACCGACACGGTCGACGTGGTGCTCGGTTTGGAGTCCGGCGCCGACGATTACATCGTCAAGCCGTTCAAGCCGAAGGAGCTCGTCGCCCGCGTGCGTGCGCGTTTGCGGCGCACCGAGGACGAGCCGGCCGAACTGCTCTCCATCGCCGACATCGTCATCGACGTGCCCGCGCACAAGGTGACCCGCGGTGGTGCGCAGATCTCGCTGACTCCACTGGAATTCGATCTCCTCGTCGCCCTGGCCCGCAAGCCGCGGCAGGTGTTCACCCGTGAAGTCCTGCTGGAGCAGGTCTGGGGTTACCGGCATGCCGCCGACACCCGTCTGGTGAACGTGCACGTGCAGCGTTTGCGCGCGAAGGTCGAAAAGGATCCCGAGAATCCGGAGATCGTGCTTACCGTGCGCGGGGTCGGGTACAAGGCCGGACCTCCGTGA